The proteins below are encoded in one region of Belonocnema kinseyi isolate 2016_QV_RU_SX_M_011 chromosome 1, B_treatae_v1, whole genome shotgun sequence:
- the LOC117178168 gene encoding uncharacterized protein LOC117178168, which produces MHIFHFFAQFCLIFFVINIPQAILSENVREREGKIFGIAKIKSATCDACQAKLGFDFAKKFVCSLACGMSTKPTPAATDKETTMSKTTTTTTTVKPTMAQNMSG; this is translated from the exons ATGcacatttttcatttctttgcTCAATTTTgcctaatattttttgttatcaacATACCTCAG GCAATACTCTCCGAAAATGTACgagaaagagaaggaaaaatattcggaatcgcaaaaataaaatcGGCAACATGTGATGCTTGTCAAGCCAAACTGGGTTTTGATTTCGCGAAGAAGTTCGTTTGTTCACTAGCATGTGGAA TGTCAACTAAACCAACTCCCGCAGCTACGGATAAAGAAACTACTATGTCTAAAACTACGACGACTACAACTACGGTAAAACCTACTATGGCTCAAAACATGAGTGGTTGA